The Malus domestica chromosome 10, GDT2T_hap1 genome contains a region encoding:
- the LOC103446013 gene encoding potassium transporter 11-like isoform X1, with translation MEAVESFEISKASKVEVDGDSDNTNKGSMWVLDQKLDQPMDEEAGRLRTMYREKKFSSLLLMRLAFQSLGVVYGDLGTSPLYVFYNTFPHGINDPEDVVGALSLIIYSLTLVPLLKYVFVVCRANDNGQGGTFALYSLLCRHANVKTIPNQHRTDKDLTTYSRSTFHEQSYAAKTKKWLERYASRKNSLLILVLVGTCMVIGDGILTPAISVLSAAGGIKVSSPGMKNDYVILVAVVILVGLFSMQHYGTDKVGWLFAPIVLLWFLLIGGIGIFNIWKHDSTVLRAFSPVYIYRYFKRNGREGWISLGGIMLSITGTEALFADLAHFPVSAVQIAFTTVVFPCLLLAYCGQAAFLVKNHSDEILLQAFYRSIPEKIYWPVFIVATLAAIVASQATISATFSIIKQALALGCFPRVKVVHTSKKFLGQIYIPDINWILMILCIAVTAGFKNQSQIGNAYGTAVVVVMLATTLLMTLIMILVWRCHWILVAIFTGLSLLVECTYFSAVLFKVDQGGWVPLVIAAAFLLIMYVWHYGTLKRYEFEMHSKVSMAWLLGLGPSLGLVRVPGIGLVYTELASGVPHIFSHFITNLPAIHQVVVLVCVKYLPVYTVPEEERFLVKRIGPKNFHMFRCVARYGYKDLHKKDDDFEKKLFENLFLFVRLDSMMEGCSDSDEYSIYGQQTERSRDGLLINNGNTITSTVDLSISSVDSIVPAKSPSHVNITVSSSGQMSSQNDIDELEFLNECRDSGVVHILGNTVVRARRDSRFYKKIAVDYIYAFLRKICRENSVIFNVPHESLLNVGQIFYV, from the exons ATGGAAGCTGTAGAATCatttgaaatttcaaaagctTCAAAAGTGGAGGTTGATGGAGACAGTGATAACACCAACAAAGGCAGTATGTGGGTTTTGGATCAGAAGCTTGACCAACCCATGGATGAGGAGGCTGGCAGGCTTAGAACCATGTACAGGGAaaag AAATTCTCCTCGCTGTTGCTTATGCGGCTTGCATTCCAAAGTCTTGGAGTGGTTTATGGAGATTTGGGTACTTCTCCCTTGTATGTTTTCTACAATACCTTTCCCCATGGAATTAACGATCCGGAGGATGTGGTTGGAGCTCTTTCGTTGATTATATACTCTCTTACTCTAGTCCCGCTCCTCAAGTATGTATTTGTTGTTTGTCGGGCGAATGACAATGGTCAAG GTGGCACATTTGCTCTTTATTCATTGCTTTGTCGACATGCAAATGTAAAAACTATTCCCAACCAACACCGGACTGATAAGGACCTAACGACATATAGTCGCTCTACTTTCCATGAACAATCATATGCTGCAAAAACCAAGAAGTGGTTGGAGAGGTATGCATCAAGGAAGAATTCCCTTCTTATTCTGGTCCTCGTAGGCACTTGTATGGTGATTGGAGATGGGATTCTTACTCCAGCTATATCTG TTTTATCAGCTGCTGGTGGGATCAAAGTAAGCAGCCCTGGCATGAAAAATG ATTATGTCATACTCGTTGCTGTTGTAATATTAGTAGGTCTGTTTAGCATGCAGCACTATGGTACTGATAAAGTTGGTTGGCTGTTTGCTCCCATTGTGCTGCTTTGGTTTCTCTTAATTGGAGGTATTGGCATATTCAACATCTGGAAACATGATAGTACTGTTTTGAGAGCTTTTTCCCCTGTGTATATATATCGGTATTTTAAAAGGAACGGGAGAGAGGGTTGGATTTCCCTTGGGGGTATTATGCTTAGCATAACAG GGACAGAAGCACTCTTTGCCGACCTTGCCCATTTTCCAGTTTCAGCTGTACAGATTGCGTTTACTACAGTCGTGTTTCCTTGCCTTCTTTTAGCCTATTGCGGACAGGCTGCCTTCCTTGTGAAAAATCATTCAGACGAAATCCTGCTTCAAGCATTTTATCGTTCTATTCCAG AAAAAATATACTGGCCAGTCTTCATTGTTGCGACCTTAGCTGCTATAGTTGCGAGTCAAGCGACAATATCAGCAACTTTTTCAATAATCAAGCAGGCTCTTGCACTTGGCTGTTTTCCTAGAGTCAAAGTTGTACATACATCAAAGAAGTTCCTCGGCCAAATATATATTCCAGATATTAATTGGATCCTTATGATTCTTTGCATTGCTGTGACTGCGgggttcaaaaatcaaagccaaattgGAAATGCTTATG GGACGGCAGTTGTAGTAGTCATGCTGGCAACTACATTGCTTATGACTCTAATCATGATATTAGTGTGGCGCTGCCACTGGATTCTTGTCGCGATATTCACTGGCTTGTCACTGCTTGTGGAATGCACTTACTTTTCTGCTGTACTCTTCAAGGTTGATCAAGGTGGATGGGTACCTCTTGTGATTGCAGCTGCTTTTCTTCTCATCATGTATGTTTGGCATTATGGTACGTTGAAACGTTATGAGTTTGAGATGCACAGTAAGGTTTCAATGGCATGGCTTCTTGGGCTTGGCCCCAGTTTAGGACTGGTCCGGGTCCCTGGGATAGGACTTGTGTACACCGAGCTTGCAAGCGGGGTGCCCCACATCTTTTCCCACTTCATCACCAACCTGCCCGCAATCCACCAGGTTGTTGTCCTTGTCTGTGTGAAGTACCTCCCTGTATACACCGTGCCAGAAGAAGAAAGATTCCTCGTCAAGCGGATTGGCCCCAAGAACTTCCACATGTTTCGTTGTGTTGCAAGATACGGCTATAAAGACCTCCACAAGAAGGATGATGACTTTGAGAAGAAGCTCTTTGAAAACCTTTTCTTGTTTGTCCGGCTCGATTCCATGATGGAAGGGTGTTCAGACTCAGACGAGTACAGCATCTATGGCCAGCAAACTGAGAGGTCAAGGGACGGCCTCTTAATTAATAATGGCAACACGATCACATCTACAGTAGACCTCAGTATCTCATCAGTGGACTCAATTGTGCCGGCTAAATCTCCATCGCACGTGAACATTACCGTGAGTTCATCCGGGCAGATGAGCAGCCAGAATGATATTGATGAGCTAGAGTTTTTGAATGAGTGTCGAGACTCCGGGGTGGTGCATATACTTGGGAATACAGTAGTGAGAGCAAGGAGGGATTCCAGGTTTTACAAAAAGATAGCTGTTGATTACATTTATGCATTTCTCAGGAAAATTTGCAGGGAGAATAGTGTGATCTTCAATGTTCCTCATGAGAGTCTACTGAATGTTGGACAGATTTTCTacgtgtaa
- the LOC103412324 gene encoding potassium transporter 11-like, with protein MSDNGDPEKKGGVWDLDKQLDQPMDEEAKTVRNVCGDQTYCSVGTVLQLAFQSLGVVYGDLGTSPLYVFKNIFPAGIDAPEDLLGALSVIIYSLTLIVLVKYVLIVCRANDNGQGGTFALYSLLCRHAKIKTVPNQDQSDEELTTFSRSTFGEKSFSECTKRWLEGHAVMRNILLILVLVGSCAVIGDGILTPAISVLSAVGGINAGRSQISNDVVVLVSVGILVLLFIVQQFGPEKVGWLFAPVVLLWFLVIGGIGIFNIWKYDTSVLKAFSPMYVYVYFKKGGITGWASLGGIVLCINGTETLFADVSHFPVLSIQIAFTVVVFPCLLLAYSGQAAYLMKNRDHVIDAFHYSIPEHIYWPVFAVATAAAIVASQAIITATFSLVKQALALGCFPRVKVVYTSRNRHQIYIPEINWILMILCILITVRFRNQAEIGNAAGTAVVIVMLVTTFLMMLVMILVWRCHWTLVLIFSVLTFVVEGTYLSAVLPKVNQGGWVPLVLTLAFFVVMYGWHYGTEIRYDIEMHSKVSMAWLLGLGPSLGLVRVPGIGLVYSEIANGVPRIFSHFITNLPAIHSVVVFVCVKYLPVCTVPEEERFLVKRIGPENFHMFRCVVRYGYKDDHNRDDEFEKKLFDNLFTFVRLESLMEGSPGSDVSSILNQDTMWNNHSSSIPYSNADLSIASVDSIEPDDSPVHIGQSLAYSSVPPSKQLVELDGIEFLNRCRDAGVVHILGNTVVHARGGSNFFRKVAIDYLYAFLRKICRGNSVLFNVPHESLLSVGQIFYV; from the exons ATGTCTGACAATGGAGACCCTGAGAAAAAAGGTGGGGTCTGGGATTTGGATAAGCAGCTTGACCAGCCAATGGACGAGGAGGCTAAAACGGTCAGAAATGTGTGCGGGGAccag ACGTATTGTTCAGTGGGAACGGTTCTACAGCTTGCATTTCAAAGCCTTGGTGTGGTCTATGGAGATTTGGGCACATCCCCTTTGTATGTTTTCAAAAATATATTTCCTGCAGGAATCGATGCCCCGGAAGATTTACTCGGAGCTTTATCGGTCATCATATATTCCCTCACTCTTATCGTACTCGTGAAGTATGTTCTTATTGTCTGTAGAGCGAATGACAACGGTCAAG GTGGAACATTTGCTCTTTATTCATTACTCTGTCGACATGCAAAAATAAAGACCGTTCCTAACcaagaccaaagtgatgaggaGCTAACAACATTTAGCCGTTCTACATTTGGTGAGAAATCATTTTCTGAATGCACCAAGCGATGGTTGGAAGGACATGCAGTCATGCGGAACATACTTCTTATTCTTGTCCTGGTTGGCTCTTGCGCTGTGATAGGGGATGGGATTCTTACTCCAGCCATATCAG TTCTGTCAGCGGTCGGTGGGATCAATGCGGGACGGTCCCAGATTAGTAATG ACGTAGTTGTACTTGTTTCTGTTGGTATACTGGTACTTTTGTTTATCGTGCAACAATTTGGTCCGGAGAAAGTTGGTTGGCTGTTTGCACCAGTTGTGCTCCTTTGGTTTCTCGTAATTGGAGGAATCGGCATCTTCAACATCTGGAAATATGATACTAGCGTTTTGAAAGCTTTTTCACCcatgtatgtgtatgtatacTTTAAGAAGGGAGGTATAACTGGGTGGGCATCGCTAGGTGGTATCGTGCTTTGTATAAACG GAACCGAAACACTTTTTGCCGATGTATCGCATTTCCCAGTCCTGTCCATACAGATTGCTTTCACTGTAGTTGTATTTCCTTGCCTTCTTTTAGCCTACTCTGGTCAAGCTGCCTACCTCATGAAAAACCGAGATCACGTAATAGATGCCTTTCATTACTCTATTCCAG AGCACATATATTGGCCTGTGTTTGCTGTTGCAACTGCTGCTGCTATTGTTGCAAGTCAGGCCATCATAACCGCCACTTTTTCATTAGTCAAGCAGGCCCTTGCGCTTGGCTGTTTCCCAAGAGTCAAAGTTGTATATACATCGAGGAACCGTCACCAAATATATATACCGGAGATTAATTGGATTCTTATGATTCTCTGCATCTTAATAACAGTTCGGTTTAGAAATCAAGCTGAAATTGGGAACGCTGCCG GGACCGCGGTTGTTATAGTCATGTTGGTAACCACATTTCTGATGATGTTAGTGATGATATTAGTTTGGCGCTGCCATTGGACACTCGTACTTATCTTCAGTGTCTTAACATTTGTGGTGGAGGGCACTTACCTTTCGGCTGTACTCCCCAAGGTCAATCAAGGAGGCTGGGTTCCTCTTGTGCTTACACTAGCCTTCTTTGTCGTCATGTATGGTTGGCATTACGGTACAGAAATACGCTACGACATTGAGATGCACAGCAAGGTGTCGATGGCATGGCTTCTTGGACTTGGTCCCAGTTTAGGACTGGTTCGGGTACCTGGGATAGGCCTCGTGTACTCTGAGATAGCGAATGGAGTCCCCCGCATCTTCTCTCACTTTATCACCAACCTGCCCGCCATCCATTCTGTTGTCGTGTTTGTCTGCGTGAAGTACCTTCCTGTCTGCACGGTCCCAGAAGAAGAACGTTTCCTTGTTAAGCGGATTGGACCCGAAAACTTCCACATGTTCCGTTGTGTTGTAAGATATGGCTACAAGGACGACCACAATAGGGACgacgaatttgagaaaaagCTCTTTGACAATCTCTTCACATTCGTCCGGCTTGAGTCCCTGATGGAAGGATCTCCAGGCTCTGATGTATCTAGTATACTCAACCAGGACACCATGTGGAACAACCACAGCAGCAGCATACCTTACTCGAATGCAGACCTGTCGATTGCATCTGTAGACTCCATCGAACCTGATGATTCTCCGGTGCATATCGGCCAGAGTTTGGCCTACTCCTCTGTCCCGCCGAGCAAGCAGCTGGTGGAGCTTGACGGGATAGAGTTCTTGAACCGGTGTAGAGATGCAGGAGTGGTGCACATACTTGGGAACACTGTCGTACACGCCAGGGGGGGATCAAATTTTTTTAGGAAGGTGGCGATTGATTACCTGTATGCATTTCTTAGGAAGATTTGCAGAGGGAACAGTGTGTTGTTCAATGTTCCTCATGAGAGTCTCTTGAGCGTTGGACAGATTTTCTATGTGTGA
- the LOC103446013 gene encoding potassium transporter 11-like isoform X2 — protein MNNHMLQKPRSGWRVLSAAGGIKVSSPGMKNDYVILVAVVILVGLFSMQHYGTDKVGWLFAPIVLLWFLLIGGIGIFNIWKHDSTVLRAFSPVYIYRYFKRNGREGWISLGGIMLSITGTEALFADLAHFPVSAVQIAFTTVVFPCLLLAYCGQAAFLVKNHSDEILLQAFYRSIPEKIYWPVFIVATLAAIVASQATISATFSIIKQALALGCFPRVKVVHTSKKFLGQIYIPDINWILMILCIAVTAGFKNQSQIGNAYGTAVVVVMLATTLLMTLIMILVWRCHWILVAIFTGLSLLVECTYFSAVLFKVDQGGWVPLVIAAAFLLIMYVWHYGTLKRYEFEMHSKVSMAWLLGLGPSLGLVRVPGIGLVYTELASGVPHIFSHFITNLPAIHQVVVLVCVKYLPVYTVPEEERFLVKRIGPKNFHMFRCVARYGYKDLHKKDDDFEKKLFENLFLFVRLDSMMEGCSDSDEYSIYGQQTERSRDGLLINNGNTITSTVDLSISSVDSIVPAKSPSHVNITVSSSGQMSSQNDIDELEFLNECRDSGVVHILGNTVVRARRDSRFYKKIAVDYIYAFLRKICRENSVIFNVPHESLLNVGQIFYV, from the exons ATGAACAATCATATGCTGCAAAAACCAAGAAGTGGTTGGAGAG TTTTATCAGCTGCTGGTGGGATCAAAGTAAGCAGCCCTGGCATGAAAAATG ATTATGTCATACTCGTTGCTGTTGTAATATTAGTAGGTCTGTTTAGCATGCAGCACTATGGTACTGATAAAGTTGGTTGGCTGTTTGCTCCCATTGTGCTGCTTTGGTTTCTCTTAATTGGAGGTATTGGCATATTCAACATCTGGAAACATGATAGTACTGTTTTGAGAGCTTTTTCCCCTGTGTATATATATCGGTATTTTAAAAGGAACGGGAGAGAGGGTTGGATTTCCCTTGGGGGTATTATGCTTAGCATAACAG GGACAGAAGCACTCTTTGCCGACCTTGCCCATTTTCCAGTTTCAGCTGTACAGATTGCGTTTACTACAGTCGTGTTTCCTTGCCTTCTTTTAGCCTATTGCGGACAGGCTGCCTTCCTTGTGAAAAATCATTCAGACGAAATCCTGCTTCAAGCATTTTATCGTTCTATTCCAG AAAAAATATACTGGCCAGTCTTCATTGTTGCGACCTTAGCTGCTATAGTTGCGAGTCAAGCGACAATATCAGCAACTTTTTCAATAATCAAGCAGGCTCTTGCACTTGGCTGTTTTCCTAGAGTCAAAGTTGTACATACATCAAAGAAGTTCCTCGGCCAAATATATATTCCAGATATTAATTGGATCCTTATGATTCTTTGCATTGCTGTGACTGCGgggttcaaaaatcaaagccaaattgGAAATGCTTATG GGACGGCAGTTGTAGTAGTCATGCTGGCAACTACATTGCTTATGACTCTAATCATGATATTAGTGTGGCGCTGCCACTGGATTCTTGTCGCGATATTCACTGGCTTGTCACTGCTTGTGGAATGCACTTACTTTTCTGCTGTACTCTTCAAGGTTGATCAAGGTGGATGGGTACCTCTTGTGATTGCAGCTGCTTTTCTTCTCATCATGTATGTTTGGCATTATGGTACGTTGAAACGTTATGAGTTTGAGATGCACAGTAAGGTTTCAATGGCATGGCTTCTTGGGCTTGGCCCCAGTTTAGGACTGGTCCGGGTCCCTGGGATAGGACTTGTGTACACCGAGCTTGCAAGCGGGGTGCCCCACATCTTTTCCCACTTCATCACCAACCTGCCCGCAATCCACCAGGTTGTTGTCCTTGTCTGTGTGAAGTACCTCCCTGTATACACCGTGCCAGAAGAAGAAAGATTCCTCGTCAAGCGGATTGGCCCCAAGAACTTCCACATGTTTCGTTGTGTTGCAAGATACGGCTATAAAGACCTCCACAAGAAGGATGATGACTTTGAGAAGAAGCTCTTTGAAAACCTTTTCTTGTTTGTCCGGCTCGATTCCATGATGGAAGGGTGTTCAGACTCAGACGAGTACAGCATCTATGGCCAGCAAACTGAGAGGTCAAGGGACGGCCTCTTAATTAATAATGGCAACACGATCACATCTACAGTAGACCTCAGTATCTCATCAGTGGACTCAATTGTGCCGGCTAAATCTCCATCGCACGTGAACATTACCGTGAGTTCATCCGGGCAGATGAGCAGCCAGAATGATATTGATGAGCTAGAGTTTTTGAATGAGTGTCGAGACTCCGGGGTGGTGCATATACTTGGGAATACAGTAGTGAGAGCAAGGAGGGATTCCAGGTTTTACAAAAAGATAGCTGTTGATTACATTTATGCATTTCTCAGGAAAATTTGCAGGGAGAATAGTGTGATCTTCAATGTTCCTCATGAGAGTCTACTGAATGTTGGACAGATTTTCTacgtgtaa